The genomic interval GCCCGGAGTGTTCATGCTGGATCTAGATACGGGCAACACCATCGATATCAATGGCGATGTTTCCTTTGCCGCGGCCAGCATGATCAAAGTTCCGGTGTTGGTGGCCTTTTTCCAAGAGGTGGATGCAGGACGAATCCAGTTGGATGAAATGCTGACGATGGAAGAGGCAGATGTGGCTTCTGGATCGGGCAATATGCAGTTTAGTGGCGTTGGCACCCAATACACGGCGCTAGAGACGGCAACGCTGATGATCATCATCAGTGACAACACCGCGACCAATATGCTGATTCGGCGGATGGGAGGCATTGAAGCCGTCAACGAACGGTTCCGATCTTGGGGGCTGCAAACGACAGTCATCCGCAACGTGCTTCCTGATTTGGAAGGTACGAACACCACCACGCCCAAAGAATTGGCGGGGCTAATGACGATGGTGAGCAATGGCGATCTGCTCTCTATTCGATCGCGCGATCGCATGTTGGATATCATGCGCCGCACCCACACCGCCACCCTGATTCCCACAGGAGTGGGCGATCCCGACGCGACGATTGCCCATAAAACAGGGGATATTGGCGAGTTAGTGGGCGATGTTGGCTTAGTCGATATGCCCAATGGCAAGCGCTACGCGATCACCACCCTGATGAAGCGCTCCTTCAACGACGATCGCGCCCAAGAGTGGATTCGCCAAATCAATAGCATGATCTATCAAGAGCTGCTGAAGAATCCCACTCCAGACCTCTTTGACACTCCAATCTCACCGTCTGAAAGCGTTGATAGCGAAGGTCTTACCGAAACGGACGTGGAAGATAGCACCCTGGATGAATCGGAATCTGGAACCCAGACTGAGCCGGATGTCGATGAGACTGGCAATTCACGGTAATGCCCCTTAGGTTGTACGGCACAGGTCCTCTAGTCGCTCTGCAACAGATACTGGTTTTTGAAGCTAGGCGAGTTTCCAGGCGATCGCTCCGTCGCCTGACAGACGTAGGAAGGTTTGGTAAGCTCGTAAGAGTCTTGCTAGCTTTGGCGATCGCCTATTCGCTCAGCAGACCCCACGGCGTCCGAATTGGAGAGGAAGAGTAGCGATGGAACCCTTAAGAGAGCAGCTATCGGAAAGTGTTGATCAGGCCGAGTGGGACTGGCTGGCTCCCCATGCAGGACGCGACGCGCTAGTGGTGGTAGATACCGCGTTGGATCTCGTCGATGTGGGTATGGCGATCGCCAACGATGACACCCCCACCGTCCAACACTGGATTGCAGAGCAGCTCATCTACAAGCCCTCCGTCGAACAGTTGAATCTCTGGGAGCGCGATCGCAGCTATCGCTTTAATGCCCTCATCATTCAGCCCTACGTGTTGATGCAAGATTCTGTGACTGCTTGAGAATCCAATCCTGCAAAATTGGGTTCACTTGGTCGGGAACCTCATCCTGGGGGCAATGTCCGGCTCCTTCCAGGGGAATGAACGCCTCGACCGCAGCAAAATCCGCAAACGATCGCCCCAGTTCAATCGGCTCCCACGGGTCTTCCGTCCCCCATAGCACCAGTGCCGGACAGGGCAACAGGGGCAACAAATCTTCGGGCAGTGGCCCTTGGGAATAGCGGGTAAAGGCAAGAAACACGTCCGCTGCCCCTGGATCGGCTGCCGGAGTAAGGAGCATGGTGATTAACTCATCGGTGACGGCTTCGGGATGATGATAGGCCTGGGTCAAGACCTTCCGCACCGTTTTGGGTGTGGCAATCAGCTTAAAAAAGCTCCGCCCAAACCAAGACACTCCCAGCAGTTGCTGCATGGCCGATGCACCCACTTGGCGATACCAGGGAAGTTGCGATCGCCGCCGCTCGTGGAGTAGTCGCAGCGAACAGTTGAGCATCGCAACGCCTTCAAACTGATCGGGTGCATCCACCGCCGCCTGCATCGCCACAATACAGCCAATGGAGTTGCCGACTAAAATAGCGGGCGTTTTCACCACCTCTCGGCAGAAGTCGATAATCTGCTGTCCCCAGGTTTCAAACGAATAACCAAAGGGTTCACCCGGTTTTGGCTTCGCCGATGCCCCAAATCCCAGTAAATCCAGAGCAAACACACGGCAATGTTGCGCCAACTCTGGAATGGTCTTCCGCCAATGCCCCCACGATGCCCCAAACCCATGTATCAGAATCACCGCTGGCCCCGACTCTCCTTGGGCTTGGTAGGCGATCGCCAAATCATGCCAGTGCCAAATCTGCGGGGGGATCGTGGCACTCATCGGGGGAAGGGAGCGGTTTGAAACAGAGGTCATGGAGCTTGCAACAGGGAATAACGATACGGTGCTTCTATTGTGACAAAATCTTAACGATTCGCGCAGACATGATAAGGGCGATCGCCCATTCACAAGTTTATTGCGCGTGGGCATTTAGGACGGGAAACCAAAGCGCTATTATCGGAACAGTCAAGCCATACAAAGATATAGAGATACACGCTATGGGTGATTCAAAACGCCGCAAGGAAAACCTCGGAGACAAGTACGGACAGGAAGAAAATATTTATCCCTGGCTACCGATCAAGAAAAGTCAGGCCGAGCAATTTGTGCAGCTCAGTACAAAGGGCGCTTGGATCGGAATTGGCCTGCTAGTGTTGTATTGGATTACGGCTCGGTTCATTGGGCCAAGCCTAGGCTGGTGGCAAATTACGCCTTAACGGTTGTTGAACCATCCTCCCGCGCCCCACGCCGAAGGAGGTACCAAGACAGCGATCGATTTACCCTTAGCATGTGGTATCCAGGTGCTCGGAAGGCAGGACACAACCCAAGAGGAAGAAGTTCACGCAGAATCCTCCTCTTGAGTTCCAATATCGGAACAGCGTTCTCTACCGTCACGCTTCTTGACCGAGGGGGGCGATATCAAATCCGATTCATCAATGTGAGGCGTTGACGCTGGCTCCACATTCGGCTTCCCTATTCCCCGCCCTTAGCTACCCTCAATCTCTTGGTAGAGGGTCATAGATCCGCACTTCTAAACAGTGGTCATTCTTAAAAAGTCATTATTTTTTGAAAAAGTTTGATGACTTTTCTGAGGACACAAAGCGGCGATCGCAACGATTCATCAGCGTTTGGAGTAGCATTACCTTTAGTTTCCTTACACTGCTGAGTGTTAAGAACACTGGGCAGATCGCCGAAGGCGTACTAGGCTGTAGGGAGTTACGTCATATAGCGGATGACTTTTGGCCGCTTCTTTAATGCCAACAAGGGGCAGAGTTACGAAACTCAAACGTCAAGTGTTGTTGTAGATACTGCTTCTAGCCTGAGTCTTGATTACCCTAAGGTTTTAGGCAAGGAATTCAGAAAATCAATGGATTCCATAGACGCAATACCATAAATACTTTTGCTCCGTCTGGCAGAATGAATGCGGCGTTCAGAAATGACTGAAATCTTAAAAAAACATTAAAATCGATTAAAATGGAGTGTGGTATTTGGAGGTAGAGCGTGTTTATTAGACTTGCGGAACAGCACCGCCACTTTGTACGAGACCTGGTTATGAACCTTCAGGCTTTGGCCATTGTGTTAGAGCAGCGAGGGTACCTAGCATCGTGTTACACCTGCGGTGGTCAGATGAATAGCGCGTCCTTCATGGTGAGCTTGGGCGACAACCACCTCATTCGCTTTCTGGTCTCGGACTACGGAATTACCTGGACCGAAATGCGCGATGACCGAGAACTGATGAAGCTCGAAGGCGCAGAAGCTATCAGCCAGCTTCAAGATTTAGCTAACCTAGTGAAGTATCAAATTCAGCCCTCTGAGCGGAATACAGCGGCGATCGCCCGCGCATCCTGAGGAATGGTCAGAGCATCCGCAGATGCCCTGATATCCCTGATATATCTCGTTTCACAGACGGGGTTGTAATGAGCTAGAAGCGTTCAACATCTGGGAATGATTGGCTTGCTGCTGCCCTTGCCGCTTCTCCACAAGTCTTCGGTGTGGGGAAAAGCTTTTCGGGGTTGGCTAATCCTTTAGGATTCAGGGCTTGGCGCACCCATTGCATGGTGTCCAAATCTGTTTCAGAAAACATATTGGGCATGTAGCATCGCTTATCGGCTCCAATACCATGCTCACCAGAGATGCTGCCGCCCACCTGCACACAAAGCTTGAGAATTTCGCCCCCCAAGGTCTCAACTTCTTCCAACTGACCGGGTACAGCATTGTTATACAAAATCAGCGGATGTAGGTTGCCGTCCCCTGCATGGAAGACGTTCGCTACGCGATAGCCATATTTTTGACCGAGTGACTCAATTTCGCGCAGCACGTAGGGGAGTTGGGTTCTCGGAATCACACCATCTTGCACGTAGTAGTCGGGGCTAATTTTGCCCATTGCCGCAAAGGCTGCTTTCCGGCCTTTCCAAAGGCGCAGTCGCTCTGCAGGATCGGTGGCGATGGTGACATTGCGTGCCCCGTTTTGTTTGCAGATCTCGATGACGCGATCGCTGTTCGCTTCAACTTCGACGCTAAGGCCATCCAACTCGATGAGCAGAATGGCGATCGCATCACGGGGATAGCACTTGGTTTCGACCACATCCTCCACGGCATTGATGCTGAAGTTGTCCATCATCTCCATGCCTGCCGGAATGATTCCCGCACTGATGATGTCAGATACCGCAGCCCCGGCAGCTTCTACGCTGGTGAAGTCGGCGAGAAGAACGTGGATCGCGTCGGGAGCTTTCAAAATCCGCAGCGTAATCTCGGTGGCGATCCCCAAGGTTCCTTCCGACCCCACAAAGATACCCGTGAGATCATACCCCGGCATTTCGGGAACGTGACCTCCCACATCAACCACATCTCCGGTAGGCAGTACCAACTTCAAGCCCAGCACATGGTTGGTCGTTACGCCATATTTGAGACAGTGGACACCGCCCGAATTTTCGGCAACGTTGCCCCCAACTGAGCAGACGGTTTGACTGGAGGGATCGGGCGCGTAGTAGAATCCAGCCCCCGTTACGGCCTGCGTGACCCAGTTGTTAATCACACCGGGCTGAACCGTTACCTGCTGATTGTCGAGATCGATATTTAAAATGCGGTTCATGCGGGCAAGGGCAATCAGCACGCAGTTTTCAATGGGTAACGCTCCGCCCGATAGTCCGGTGCCTGCTCCCCTGGCAATGAAGGGAACGTTGTGGCGATCGCAAATTTTGACCAACGCGGCTACCTGTTCCGTG from Synechococcales cyanobacterium T60_A2020_003 carries:
- a CDS encoding serine hydrolase, with amino-acid sequence PLRLVPRSASRRPEPASEIPKVRRSPSSAFTHRLGSMGVVADPTAAPRRPVSEAPRLPPPGASSKAPSTPQTRSRRDGPAPINPSASTKPSRSTPNALSEAQARRKPRKNSPLLYAVRTLILVVGVGAIAGTLLSTINPSGQVADASQQSASTPSSEVASADSSATGLGLANLWSTYNGRELSQLKQDILAMSDIYSGLTPGVFMLDLDTGNTIDINGDVSFAAASMIKVPVLVAFFQEVDAGRIQLDEMLTMEEADVASGSGNMQFSGVGTQYTALETATLMIIISDNTATNMLIRRMGGIEAVNERFRSWGLQTTVIRNVLPDLEGTNTTTPKELAGLMTMVSNGDLLSIRSRDRMLDIMRRTHTATLIPTGVGDPDATIAHKTGDIGELVGDVGLVDMPNGKRYAITTLMKRSFNDDRAQEWIRQINSMIYQELLKNPTPDLFDTPISPSESVDSEGLTETDVEDSTLDESESGTQTEPDVDETGNSR
- a CDS encoding DUF2288 family protein; protein product: MEPLREQLSESVDQAEWDWLAPHAGRDALVVVDTALDLVDVGMAIANDDTPTVQHWIAEQLIYKPSVEQLNLWERDRSYRFNALIIQPYVLMQDSVTA
- a CDS encoding alpha/beta fold hydrolase, which codes for MTSVSNRSLPPMSATIPPQIWHWHDLAIAYQAQGESGPAVILIHGFGASWGHWRKTIPELAQHCRVFALDLLGFGASAKPKPGEPFGYSFETWGQQIIDFCREVVKTPAILVGNSIGCIVAMQAAVDAPDQFEGVAMLNCSLRLLHERRRSQLPWYRQVGASAMQQLLGVSWFGRSFFKLIATPKTVRKVLTQAYHHPEAVTDELITMLLTPAADPGAADVFLAFTRYSQGPLPEDLLPLLPCPALVLWGTEDPWEPIELGRSFADFAAVEAFIPLEGAGHCPQDEVPDQVNPILQDWILKQSQNLASTRRAE
- a CDS encoding DUF2839 domain-containing protein, with protein sequence MGDSKRRKENLGDKYGQEENIYPWLPIKKSQAEQFVQLSTKGAWIGIGLLVLYWITARFIGPSLGWWQITP
- a CDS encoding DUF1815 family protein codes for the protein MFIRLAEQHRHFVRDLVMNLQALAIVLEQRGYLASCYTCGGQMNSASFMVSLGDNHLIRFLVSDYGITWTEMRDDRELMKLEGAEAISQLQDLANLVKYQIQPSERNTAAIARAS
- the glcD gene encoding glycolate oxidase subunit GlcD; translation: MTVSHRSPSSASSIPWDPIIREFEAVLGSSGVIRRREELLVYECDGLTSYRQRPAVVVLPRTTEQVAALVKICDRHNVPFIARGAGTGLSGGALPIENCVLIALARMNRILNIDLDNQQVTVQPGVINNWVTQAVTGAGFYYAPDPSSQTVCSVGGNVAENSGGVHCLKYGVTTNHVLGLKLVLPTGDVVDVGGHVPEMPGYDLTGIFVGSEGTLGIATEITLRILKAPDAIHVLLADFTSVEAAGAAVSDIISAGIIPAGMEMMDNFSINAVEDVVETKCYPRDAIAILLIELDGLSVEVEANSDRVIEICKQNGARNVTIATDPAERLRLWKGRKAAFAAMGKISPDYYVQDGVIPRTQLPYVLREIESLGQKYGYRVANVFHAGDGNLHPLILYNNAVPGQLEEVETLGGEILKLCVQVGGSISGEHGIGADKRCYMPNMFSETDLDTMQWVRQALNPKGLANPEKLFPTPKTCGEAARAAASQSFPDVERF